From Enoplosus armatus isolate fEnoArm2 chromosome 23, fEnoArm2.hap1, whole genome shotgun sequence:
GTATCACATGGTCCTCCTCAGTGGAAAGTGCTTTTAGGACTTCTCGTGAGTGTTGCCGTGAGGTTAAGTGATAAAGTTAATCCTTAATCCTCAAAATGGtggtttgacaaaacagttCCAACTAAACATCCACTTTGCAGCCTTTTCCTGAGCTTTCACCTGTTTCAAACAGTCTTCATCAGGGCAAGAATTAACTTCCAATTTAATTTTGATAACTGAACTTTTGCTTGCGTTTCATGCCCACACAGTCAACTCCTAAAAGTGCATGTCAACAGAGCCATCCccatgacaactgaacaaactccatctgctgatgaagaccatgtgatgtgGTCTCAAAGCCCTGCAAAGACTAGTaggtggaccttgagttgggattgtcCCTAAGGTCAACGAACTTAATGGcagcaaatgtgtattaatccgcagctgaaaatagtccccaataaatgcactatttccacctgtttgagtaatgtttgctaacaactacaatgcccagctgttttagggaaTTACTGACCCTCTTTATCTAtacttttaactgttttaaccagtttaaaaatgtacatacacagTAGGAATCAATGGGAAGCCAGAAAGTATTGGAAAGGTTTTGATCTTTttatgagatttgttgacaataagaaaaatacagaatgacGCCCACCTTGTCCAACATCTCCTGCTGCCACACAGGTATTTCTTTCAAATGATTTGTTCACCTTCAGTTCTCATGCCCATTATTCGTCCAAGCTTTGCTCTCAGGTGGGAAGTAATGTGAACATTCATGCAGCAAGGATGCAATAAAATCTTGCAGCGCTGATATTTATCATTCAAAATGAGTCACAGATGCATTAAATTCTTTATTTCAAAGCTTTTATTCCACTTTTTCCTCCAGCCTTCTAATTGTAGgtaatacagtacatacagtagataGTACACAGTACAAAGATAATTTGGGTTTAAAAGTGCAATCCTACTCAAACACGCTGAGTGTACAAAATATCAGCAACCACCTGCTCTGTGCATGAAGTAAACGATGCAGGCGAGTCGAAGCGAAATCCGCGATCGCTTATCGATTTGAGGAGATggatgtgcaaaaaaaacagaactgaagGCTGTGCAGCTCCTGGTTATGAATCTGTTCCTAACATTTGTACACTCGGGCCAAGATACTTGTTAAATTTGTTAGTGGTTACAAATTTAAGATTGACTGAGCAAGTAGATATATGGAAGTTCCCACTGGAAAAACTGATTTATTATTCTAAAACAAaccattaaaatatcaaaaacaaatatatatctaaaaacaaaatactgaataaaatgaagtaaatgggtacatttttgacatttttaaacaaaggaaagaataaataaaatatcaaagaaTCACCAAATCAATATGCATGCTTTGCATATATTGTGAATAATGTCGAGTGTATTCCAGATTATTTGTTTGCGGTTCAATAATTCTGAACCCGGCAGATGAATTTGTGCCGTAAATAACTTTGGTCATTTCTGACAAGATAATCTACCGGCTTTAAATATAActtgaaaaagaataaaactaaaataaaaaacacgaaagatgttgaaatgttgagGGTGCCAGAGCATTGCATCAGTACTTTGTAACCTTTGCTCcttctctttgctcttttctccttccttttcttttctttttttcacttcttttatGCCCCTTTTTCCTACTTTGCTTCATCTATCTTCCTCCTCGCTTTTCCTCACTGTGATCCCGGCAAGTCAGGCGACTAATCTTACAGTTTAAATGATATTTGGGTGCTTTGTTCAAGGGATAACGAGTGAATCCGTCTGTTGTTGATTAATACGGAGTCAAAGCACACTGTGTGCAGCACGTTTCTGAACTGCGAGTGGCGATCAAAGGCTAAAAGTCAGCTTCAGCGTCATTCACTTGACTTGTTCTTGAGCTTTTTATGAATTACTTTCCGTTTGATCTCAGCCTAGTTTGTAGGACTACTGGTCTATTGTCTTAAATATGAGTAattgtttaaaaacaataacagattTTGTTGCTATAATGGATGCAGCAAACTAAACCAAATGATTCCTCTGGATGGGGGAGTGGGGGTGTTTCCACGTAGCACATTATCAGTGGAATGATTAGATGTCTAAGGACACATGCAAGTGATAACTAATCAAAGTCGACATGAGACTGATGACGAAATCTGGAAATATGTAAAGGTCAGGAGCTTTTAAAAGGCTCACAGTCTTCCCTGTTGTTTACTCCCTCCGTCATTATCTGGTCAAAAGGAACACAACAGATAAAGAGTCTCATTGCTAAAAAAGTCACAAAGAcgtaaataatacatttctgtctctggagACTTGTTTTCAAGCTACGCAGATATCAGACTTAGTTTTATCACTTGCGGAGGTAAGGCCGCAGTAAACTGGCAGGACAGAgccttcttttgttttcactctgaaTCACAAAGTCTCAGCTTTGAGATCAGGGCTGAAAGGTTTTGGTCCGCAGCAGTAGGAAACAAGTATTTTTAGTCGGTTCCTCTCTTGTTAAGAGCAAGGAAATGGTTTCAGAGGATCACGTCATATCGTGGAAAACTTCAAGTATAAAGGACTCCCTTCTTACATGTTTGCACTTTACCCCACCGCCTTACTCACCTCCTATTGTCTTAATTTAAATGATAAttctcatttttgtcttttaaaaagtgGAGTAACTGACATGCCTTTTCTTGGATATAAGTATCTGCTGTATAAATTCATATAAACATTTAGATATCAGAAACGTATTGgtacatataaatacaaaactgatttttttttttttttttttcaaaaaggcCTGGATAAGTGCATATCCCCGGTTACGAGAACCCCTCGTGAGGATTATGGCTGTACACTCATGTAAACACGCTGGTTGTGTCCTGGGACGTCTAGTAGTTCACGGTCTCTGAGGGGGCACGGTGGCTGGTGGAGCAGTGACCCGCCCTAAAGAGATGAcgacaaaagaagaaagagaaaagtctGTGAGTTCATCACTGAGGCCGAACTATCTCCACAGTACAAGTGTAGTTGGCAGTGCTTTGTTTTTACGGGTGCGTAATTTCAGAACAATTTCCTATGAAGTTTCCCAGGAAAAACATGTAATTTGGTTCATTGGTACAATTCATTACTCGCGATGCATCTCaatgcaaaatgtgaaatttgcaAGCAAACAGGCAGCAGACTAACTTTTCAAATAATAACTTTCCTGGCAGCCATTTCCTATAATTACTGCCAAATTACATATCTTTGTCATACTTTTCCATAAGAAATCATTATAGAATATTTGGAAATTAGGGACccaaaaaataaagtgttacagaAGATGTTAGCTTAGCACGAAATATGTCAAAAGTTTCATGTGCATCATTAAACCTCCcaaattttaaacatttttaaaaatttgGATTTAGCAAGTTTCTGATTAGCTTACTTGCAGCATATAAACTTTTTAAGTCAGTTTTGTATGTTTCTGTATTATATCTCCATAAGCacttatgtatgtttgtatgtaaaactGAATAAAAGTGAATTTGAGTTAAAATAATTAAGCTAGCTAACTGCCCAACCCAGTAGCTTCTAAACAGAATGTGCTAATCTTGCTAGCGGTGCTAGCTAGATGGATGATTACTAGCAAAAGAATCATCAGTGTATGGTGGGCTATATTTTGCATGatgaacattttcactttttaaccaaaaacaaaaagagctcTCAACATACTTAAGTATTTTTGCCTCAACGTGAAACTGGTTTGCAGTGATTAGCTTTGATGCAGCTGTGATTTCAGAAATGGCCGACCTCCAAATGCTGTCTCTGGCCAATCAGAATTTATTCTATATGtaaaaacatcatatttatATTCAGAAAACATTTCTAAGTCCCTTAAATTATGATTACTACTTCTTGAGTATTTTGTACTTTCTCCCTTTAAGTTACCTGCAGAGTCCTGTGGAGCATTCGTAGTTGTTCTGGCAGTAAGCGCCAAACGGTTTACTGTTCATGATCCTCCACAGTGGGGTCATCCGAGCTATCCTCCTCAGTGCGTGGACCCCGCTTGAGTCCGCCTTCTGGTCCGAGCTGGACTGGACCGGTGGGACCAACGGACCTGCATACACCTGGACAGGTACAGATATGTTcatcagaaaagaaataagGAAAGCCAGGCAGGTGGGATAATATGTATGATGCACAACATGTAACTGAACGATGCCACTTTGgtataaaaacatgcaacaaagcaGTACAAATCAGTATCAAAACTTCTattagctttttccagagctctCTACCACATCTGACAGCCTTCATCAGCTAGAAAGAGGATCTTGAGTTAAGATCATTCTGTCAAACTACTGTTGCAAAGGTCAATTTTTACTCTCAAATATCAGTACTTTTCTTTGTAACCTGTAAATGTACATCAACAGAGCATTTATACctttatatttgtacattgcaataacatttttttttgcatactTCTAAAACATGATAAAACTACTTGATTTCATCTTCTCGGTTGTGTCTAGGCTTTAAAACTCCCTTTCAGCACTTTTACGCAGAAGAGAGAATATCTTTCtaacatttcaaacactttGTAAAAGACGAAAGAAGAAATGACATAAATCCATCCTTTGATTTAACACCATACACATTTATTCAGATTTCAAAGTCAGGACGATCCACTCACCTGCTGAGCCAGCATTAGCAGCACAATGCACAGTGCGACCGCTGCTTTCCTTTGGGTGAAGAAGCCTTTGTCCTGCATCTTTTTTACGCTCTGTGGCACAGACCTGCGGCTCTTCAGTCTTGAGTAAATTTCGATCTTGACTCGGCGAAGTTTCCCTGAGAGGTTCCCCCTCTGCTTTTCTGGACAATTTTTCAGTCCAAGTAATGAGTCTGGAGTCAGGTTTTCATTAGTCGCAGGGTTTGCTGGAAGTTTCTTCAAGTGTGCCTGACTCAGCGAACTTCCCTTTATATAGACCGGCCATGAtcccaggagagagagagagcaggagggagggagagagagtcaCAGTCCATGCTGTGTCGTCCACccctttctttatctctcttttctGGTCCAAATGTGACATTATGTGTTTGCAGAAAACCAGTCATTTCCCCAAATGAGGCCATGCAACTCACTGAATCCAACTCTTTCTCTCATacactttctctttcccttcttcttcttcttcttcttcttcttctgttgcatGTATACGTGCAGATAATGTGAGCACAGGTGGACCAGACGCCGCACACGTGATCCTAACATGAAGGAATGgcaacagagagacacagccaGGTAGAAAGGGTTTAAAGAGGCAAAGAGGTCactggaaatgtgtgtgtgtgtgtgtgtcaatgcc
This genomic window contains:
- the leap2 gene encoding liver-expressed antimicrobial peptide 2, whose product is MQDKGFFTQRKAAVALCIVLLMLAQQVYAGPLVPPVQSSSDQKADSSGVHALRRIARMTPLWRIMNSKPFGAYCQNNYECSTGLCRAGHCSTSHRAPSETVNY